The Fictibacillus arsenicus genome contains a region encoding:
- the trpE gene encoding anthranilate synthase component I, with protein MFTPSIEDVVSLTKQNYNAIPVGFTYLSDHETCISQFEKVRHENYSFLLESVEGGERWARYSYIGRNPFLVISSKGNDVNLTYLKDNESKILQEHGSPLDIVKKHISRYKSPKLSELPPFTGGAVGFFGYDLIHTFENVPSPPTPSNQSNEMEFLFTDEMIVFDHLKQKTTILCNMHIDRDDQEETIQKKYEQVCANIRKTYRELQEPSKKTSIKSDFEFEKNKQTGNVSSSHSKEEFCSMVEKAKEYIKTGDIFQVVLSQRFEQETEVDPFDVYRLLRSMNPSPYMYYYKSKDTYIVGASPELLVKVDNGCIENRPIAGTRPRGKTREEDLAFEEDLLADEKERAEHVMLVDLGRNDVGRVSEFGTVELDSYMEIERYSHVMHIVSHVKGKMKKDKDFFDALRSCMPAGTVSGAPKVRAMQIISELEKEARGVYGGAIGYLGFNGQMDSCIAIRTIVFQDGKAYVQAGAGVVADSVPEREYEETVNKAKAMLKAIEGGTDPRQIQMPSLSIR; from the coding sequence ATGTTTACCCCATCAATAGAGGACGTCGTATCTCTTACAAAACAAAATTATAATGCCATTCCGGTCGGTTTTACGTACCTTTCCGATCATGAAACGTGTATCTCACAATTTGAAAAGGTCCGTCATGAAAATTATTCGTTCCTACTCGAAAGTGTTGAAGGCGGAGAACGATGGGCAAGGTACTCTTATATTGGCAGGAATCCTTTCCTGGTAATCTCCTCAAAAGGGAATGATGTGAATCTAACATACTTAAAAGATAATGAAAGCAAAATCCTGCAAGAACATGGTTCTCCTTTAGATATAGTGAAAAAACACATATCACGCTACAAATCTCCCAAACTCTCTGAACTGCCGCCATTTACAGGAGGTGCTGTCGGATTCTTCGGATATGATCTTATTCATACTTTCGAAAATGTCCCTTCACCGCCCACTCCATCCAACCAGTCGAATGAAATGGAATTTTTATTCACCGATGAAATGATCGTTTTTGATCATCTTAAACAAAAAACTACGATTCTTTGCAATATGCATATTGATCGTGACGATCAAGAAGAAACCATTCAAAAGAAATATGAACAAGTTTGCGCAAACATCCGTAAAACCTATCGTGAATTGCAGGAGCCTTCTAAAAAGACTTCTATAAAAAGCGATTTTGAATTTGAAAAGAATAAGCAAACCGGAAATGTCAGTTCTTCCCATTCGAAAGAAGAGTTTTGCTCAATGGTGGAAAAAGCAAAGGAATACATCAAAACAGGTGACATCTTTCAAGTCGTTCTGTCACAGCGGTTCGAGCAGGAAACAGAAGTAGATCCTTTTGATGTGTATAGACTGCTTCGTTCGATGAACCCTTCACCGTACATGTATTATTACAAGTCGAAAGATACCTATATCGTTGGAGCGTCCCCTGAACTTCTTGTAAAAGTGGATAACGGCTGCATTGAGAACCGGCCTATCGCAGGAACCCGACCTAGAGGAAAAACTCGGGAAGAAGACTTAGCGTTTGAAGAAGACCTTTTGGCAGATGAAAAAGAACGCGCGGAACATGTGATGCTCGTTGACTTAGGCCGGAACGATGTTGGCCGTGTGAGCGAATTTGGCACAGTAGAACTTGATTCTTATATGGAGATCGAACGATATTCCCATGTGATGCACATCGTTTCGCATGTAAAAGGAAAAATGAAAAAGGATAAAGATTTCTTTGATGCGCTTCGTTCATGTATGCCAGCAGGTACCGTATCAGGTGCTCCAAAGGTAAGGGCGATGCAGATTATCTCCGAACTTGAAAAAGAAGCACGGGGCGTCTATGGAGGTGCAATCGGCTACCTAGGATTTAATGGCCAAATGGACTCATGTATCGCCATTCGGACAATCGTTTTCCAAGACGGAAAAGCGTATGTCCAAGCTGGAGCAGGAGTCGTAGCAGACTCTGTACCAGAGCGGGAATACGAAGAAACCGTAAACAAAGCCAAGGCAATGCTCAAAGCAATCGAAGGGGGGACAGACCCCAGACAAATACAAATGCCCAGTTTGTCCATTCGGTGA
- a CDS encoding HPr family phosphocarrier protein, with product MVEKKVTVQLKSGLQARPAALFVQEANRFTSDVFVEKEGKKVNAKSIMGIMSLAVGSGSELVLAVDGPDENEAIEALAEFVSKTE from the coding sequence ATGGTTGAGAAAAAAGTAACTGTGCAGTTGAAAAGCGGACTTCAGGCACGACCGGCAGCGCTTTTCGTTCAAGAAGCAAACCGTTTCACTTCAGATGTGTTCGTTGAAAAAGAAGGCAAGAAAGTAAATGCAAAAAGCATCATGGGGATCATGAGCTTAGCAGTCGGATCTGGCTCTGAGCTTGTGTTAGCAGTGGATGGCCCTGATGAAAATGAAGCGATCGAAGCCCTCGCAGAGTTTGTCTCAAAAACCGAGTAG
- the whiA gene encoding DNA-binding protein WhiA, protein MSFAADTKKELTQLELKDCCKKAELAALIRMNGSISFSNRKLILDIPTENAAIARRIYTLIKGVYPYHVELLVRKKMRLKKNNVYIVRVSEESRALLEDLKIIDGSFTFTRNIAEEFNKKSCCRRAYMRGAFLAGGSVNHPETSYHLEIFSMYEEHTVALAELMNKFKLKAKVLERKKGYIIYLKDGEKISEFLTLIGAHHAVLFFEDIRILKDMRNSVNRLVNCETANLNKTVGAAMRQVENIKYIEDQVGLEVLPNKLREIAQLRVTHQEITLKELGEMVSSGPVSKSGVNHRLRKIDEIAEKLRTGQPIN, encoded by the coding sequence ATGTCATTCGCTGCAGATACAAAGAAAGAATTAACGCAGCTTGAACTGAAGGACTGCTGTAAAAAAGCAGAGCTGGCTGCATTGATTCGAATGAATGGCTCCATCTCTTTCAGCAACAGAAAGCTGATTCTTGATATTCCAACTGAGAACGCTGCAATTGCAAGAAGAATTTATACGCTGATTAAGGGTGTGTATCCTTATCACGTTGAGCTGTTAGTACGAAAAAAGATGCGCTTGAAAAAGAACAACGTTTACATCGTCCGTGTTTCAGAAGAATCGAGAGCATTGTTGGAAGATTTGAAGATTATTGACGGGTCGTTCACGTTTACCCGCAATATTGCAGAGGAATTTAATAAAAAAAGCTGCTGCCGCCGTGCATATATGAGAGGTGCTTTTCTAGCAGGTGGTTCGGTGAACCATCCTGAGACAAGTTATCATCTTGAGATTTTTTCCATGTACGAAGAGCATACGGTTGCATTGGCTGAACTGATGAATAAGTTTAAGCTGAAAGCCAAAGTGCTTGAGCGTAAAAAAGGGTACATCATTTACTTAAAAGACGGTGAGAAAATTTCAGAGTTCTTAACACTGATCGGCGCTCACCATGCTGTTCTATTCTTTGAAGATATCCGTATTTTAAAAGATATGCGAAATTCGGTTAACCGCCTTGTAAACTGCGAAACGGCAAACTTGAACAAAACCGTTGGCGCCGCTATGAGACAGGTGGAAAATATTAAATACATTGAAGATCAGGTAGGACTCGAAGTGCTTCCTAACAAGCTGCGTGAAATCGCGCAGCTTCGTGTAACCCATCAGGAAATAACGCTAAAGGAGCTGGGAGAGATGGTATCATCCGGCCCCGTCAGCAAATCAGGTGTAAATCACCGATTGCGAAAAATTGATGAAATTGCAGAGAAACTTAGAACAGGTCAACCCATCAATTGA